In one window of Comamonas testosteroni DNA:
- a CDS encoding creatininase family protein, translated as MLHGYTPAERFLPYLSWTEVAALPDKANTVIVLPVGAMEQHGPHLPCSVDATIAAGVVGAAMAQLPAAVPAFAMAPIVYGKSEEHLHFPGTVTLSGETLLATINEIGESVYRAGFRKLLFVNGHGGQPQVLEIAARELRLRHGDFIVVPSFTWRVPHVAGQYLSNLEKKLAMHAGHAETALMLALAPQTVHMERAVINYPPVFPSSLLSPDGRPACAWTARDFGPSGVIGDPTPATAEQGQEILQSLARSWAAAIAELHELQWASRDEATWGRAQHQGHVEPALA; from the coding sequence ATGCTGCACGGATACACCCCTGCCGAGCGCTTTCTGCCCTATCTGAGCTGGACCGAGGTTGCGGCCCTGCCGGACAAGGCCAATACCGTGATCGTGCTGCCTGTGGGCGCCATGGAGCAGCATGGTCCGCATCTGCCCTGCTCCGTGGACGCAACGATTGCGGCGGGCGTGGTCGGCGCCGCCATGGCGCAGCTGCCCGCCGCCGTGCCTGCATTCGCCATGGCCCCCATCGTCTATGGCAAGTCGGAGGAGCATCTGCACTTTCCCGGCACGGTGACCTTGAGCGGCGAAACCCTGCTGGCCACGATCAATGAAATCGGCGAGTCGGTGTATCGCGCAGGCTTTCGCAAGCTGCTGTTCGTCAACGGCCACGGCGGCCAGCCCCAGGTGCTGGAGATCGCGGCGCGCGAGCTGCGCCTGCGCCATGGCGACTTCATCGTGGTGCCGAGCTTTACCTGGCGCGTGCCGCATGTCGCGGGCCAATATCTGTCGAACCTGGAGAAAAAGCTGGCCATGCATGCAGGCCATGCCGAGACCGCGCTGATGCTGGCGCTGGCGCCGCAGACGGTGCACATGGAGCGGGCCGTCATCAACTACCCGCCCGTGTTCCCCTCCAGCCTGCTGTCGCCCGATGGCCGTCCCGCCTGCGCCTGGACCGCACGGGACTTCGGACCCAGCGGCGTGATCGGTGATCCGACACCCGCCACCGCCGAACAGGGGCAGGAGATCCTGCAATCCCTGGCCCGGAGCTGGGCCGCCGCCATTGCCGAGCTGCACGAGCTGCAATGGGCCAGCCGCGACGAAGCCACCTGGGGTCGAGCCCAGCATCAGGGGCATGTGGAGCCTGCCCTGGCCTGA
- a CDS encoding ABC transporter substrate-binding protein, translated as MLACGLSGLGHAEEKFVYMTNWYAQAEHGGFYQAVATGLYKKHGLEVSIKMGGPQVNITQMMAAGQADCVMGSSDLQMVQMREGGVPVTTVAAVFQKDPQVLIAHEDVKRFEDLKGKTILIAASAQRGYWPWLKAKYGFTDSQTRPYTFNIQPFLVDKNSAQQGYLTSEPFAIQKAGVKANTLMFSDQGFPAYATTISCMDKTVKERSKAVQAFVTASMEGWKSYLADPAPANALIKKDNPNMTDEQLAYSVGKLKEMNMVAGGDAARLGIGVMTDARVKASYDFLVSAKLIDPAKVRQADAYNLSLIQNIKVLP; from the coding sequence ATGCTGGCCTGTGGTCTGAGCGGCCTCGGCCACGCCGAGGAAAAATTCGTCTACATGACCAACTGGTATGCCCAGGCCGAGCATGGTGGCTTCTACCAGGCCGTGGCCACAGGGCTGTACAAAAAGCATGGTCTGGAAGTCAGCATCAAGATGGGCGGCCCCCAGGTCAATATCACGCAGATGATGGCTGCCGGTCAGGCCGACTGTGTCATGGGCTCCAGCGATCTGCAGATGGTGCAGATGCGCGAGGGCGGCGTTCCCGTGACCACGGTGGCCGCGGTGTTCCAGAAGGATCCACAGGTGCTGATCGCCCATGAGGACGTGAAGCGGTTCGAGGACCTCAAGGGCAAGACCATTTTGATCGCCGCCTCCGCGCAGCGCGGCTACTGGCCCTGGCTCAAGGCCAAATATGGTTTCACCGACTCCCAGACCCGGCCCTACACCTTCAATATCCAGCCGTTTCTGGTGGACAAGAATTCGGCCCAGCAAGGCTATCTGACGTCCGAGCCCTTTGCGATTCAGAAGGCTGGCGTCAAGGCGAACACGCTGATGTTCAGCGATCAGGGCTTCCCGGCCTATGCCACGACCATCTCCTGCATGGACAAGACGGTCAAGGAGCGCAGCAAGGCGGTGCAGGCCTTTGTCACCGCCTCCATGGAAGGCTGGAAGAGCTATCTGGCCGATCCCGCGCCGGCCAATGCCCTGATCAAGAAAGACAACCCCAACATGACCGACGAACAGCTGGCCTACAGCGTGGGCAAGCTCAAGGAAATGAATATGGTCGCCGGCGGCGATGCCGCCAGGCTGGGCATCGGCGTGATGACCGATGCGCGGGTCAAGGCCAGCTATGACTTCCTGGTCAGCGCCAAGCTGATCGATCCGGCCAAGGTCAGGCAGGCCGATGCCTACAACCTGAGCCTGATTCAAAACATCAAGGTCCTGCCCTGA